Proteins found in one Desulfobulbaceae bacterium genomic segment:
- a CDS encoding ABC transporter ATP-binding protein — protein EKIFDLLTSLHARGLTIVMVTHNNELAMRSERIIRLKDGQIQV, from the coding sequence TGAGAAGATATTCGACCTGCTCACCTCGCTTCATGCCCGTGGGCTGACCATTGTCATGGTTACCCACAACAATGAACTGGCCATGAGATCGGAACGAATCATCAGGTTGAAGGACGGTCAGATACAAGTTTGA
- a CDS encoding 4Fe-4S binding protein, whose amino-acid sequence MIKYIKGIALRRWVQLATLIVSNAYIFSYFKNLPCGFLNCSRCAFATVKCPLIAFQTGAMVMGMYGALAPKTVALLTATSASLFLFASTLGTWTCSWLCPFGTIQDYFHKVPVKKFKLPDWMAWGRIPIFIFLGVVMAYQTKSLFFCNICPPGTIARLAQDATGIPQFLRGPEGMMAFSGMVIMITILLLSTFISRPFCHLFCPIGGFYGIFNKASGLFRKVKAEECNQCSKCKRSCPQGLDPFKSLNSQTCNRCLECHKTCKALVCDVRI is encoded by the coding sequence ATGATAAAGTACATAAAAGGTATTGCCCTCAGGCGATGGGTGCAGTTAGCCACGCTTATAGTTTCAAACGCCTATATTTTTTCTTATTTCAAAAACCTGCCCTGCGGTTTTCTCAACTGTTCCCGATGCGCTTTTGCCACGGTCAAGTGCCCACTGATCGCTTTTCAGACCGGAGCCATGGTCATGGGGATGTATGGAGCACTGGCACCAAAGACGGTCGCACTGTTAACCGCAACCTCTGCTTCGCTTTTCCTCTTCGCTTCGACTCTTGGCACATGGACCTGCTCATGGCTCTGCCCCTTTGGCACCATTCAGGATTATTTCCACAAAGTTCCGGTTAAAAAGTTCAAGCTGCCCGACTGGATGGCGTGGGGAAGGATTCCTATCTTCATCTTTCTAGGCGTGGTCATGGCCTACCAGACTAAGTCCCTTTTCTTCTGCAACATCTGCCCGCCCGGCACGATTGCCAGACTTGCCCAAGACGCCACCGGCATCCCGCAGTTTCTGCGCGGCCCTGAAGGGATGATGGCATTTTCCGGCATGGTGATCATGATTACGATACTCCTGCTCTCCACCTTTATATCCCGCCCTTTTTGCCACCTATTTTGCCCCATCGGCGGCTTCTATGGCATCTTTAACAAGGCTTCTGGTCTCTTCAGGAAGGTGAAGGCAGAGGAGTGCAACCAATGCAGCAAGTGCAAGCGCTCCTGTCCGCAAGGGCTCGACCCATTCAAATCGCTAAACTCCCAGACATGCAACCGCTGTCTTGAGTGCCACAAAACCTGTAAGGCCCTTGTCTGTGATGTGAGGATTTAG